The following is a genomic window from Spirosoma foliorum.
GGATGATGCTGATCTGTTAGATGAGGTTTTAGCCGAAACACCCAGTTACAGTCCTGACTTGAAAGCATTAGGGCTACGAATGATTCATCAGCAACAGGGCAATCTTGACGTAGTTGCGACTCAAACCGGGCTGCCCAAATCGACGCTTTATAAATGGCTGGCTGAGTGGAATCTGTCCCAACGAACCGCTAAAAAAAAGCCTTAGCCAGCCGCCGTGGGAAAGGCGGTGGCCCCGCTCCACAAGTGGATGCCAACGGGTGGGAAGTCTGGCGGGACTATTTGCAACACCAATCGGTTCAGCATTGGACTAGTGACCAACTGGCGGATGTATTTGAGCAGTTTACCGGCGTGCGTTACAGTCACAGCTATTGGTGTAGTCTACTACGCCACCAACAAGGTATGTATTATGATAAGCCCCGGCCCTGCGATTATCGCCGAGCGGACGCTGCCGAAGAACAACTACGTGCCCGCATTCAGGCGACATTCGATGCCTTACAAGCAATGGGCTATGACTTACAGCAAGTTA
Proteins encoded in this region:
- a CDS encoding helix-turn-helix domain-containing protein, coding for MRVDDADLLDEVLAETPSYSPDLKALGLRMIHQQQGNLDVVATQTGLPKSTLYKWLAEWNLSQRTAKKKP